Proteins encoded in a region of the Acidobacteriota bacterium genome:
- a CDS encoding histidinol-phosphate aminotransferase family protein: MSVTRRGFLSRLGAPGGVALDAAVDGRLIAARGLEAESAEAWQQAGGRRGGPPAAPREGQPPSIKISSNENPVGPGKAVLDAIVAQFGEAGRYPFNAKVGDRKLVETIAALHKVKPENVLLGAGSQEILKTAVWGFTSPARHLVTATPTFENATNVARRMGHPVVEIKVDSQFRLDLEGMLTTVRGAGLVFVNNPNNPTATVHSAKTITDFVERVRRISPDTVILIDEAYHEYVTDPAYETAIPLAMATPNVFVARTFSKAYGMAGMRIGYAIGGGDTIKPLARLGMPYNISVLGVAAAIAALGDPKHMEAERARNTEVRTFTQKALEDLGCKCTASQANFLFVDVGRTAAEFRSGCGAQGIQVGRDFPPFEGSHARISLGTMAEMQKATAVFRDVLRPANGAGGGGR; encoded by the coding sequence ATGTCTGTCACGCGCAGGGGATTTCTATCGAGGTTGGGCGCGCCTGGAGGCGTCGCCCTGGATGCCGCGGTTGACGGCCGGCTCATCGCGGCTCGTGGGCTTGAGGCGGAATCGGCCGAAGCCTGGCAACAGGCGGGCGGCCGGCGAGGCGGGCCCCCGGCGGCCCCTCGCGAAGGCCAGCCTCCTTCCATCAAGATCAGCAGCAACGAAAATCCTGTCGGGCCAGGGAAGGCAGTGCTCGACGCGATCGTCGCGCAGTTCGGTGAAGCCGGCAGATACCCGTTCAACGCGAAGGTTGGCGACCGCAAGCTGGTGGAGACCATCGCGGCCCTCCACAAGGTCAAGCCCGAGAACGTCCTGCTCGGCGCCGGGTCGCAGGAGATCCTGAAGACGGCGGTGTGGGGGTTCACGAGCCCGGCCCGTCACCTGGTCACGGCCACGCCCACGTTTGAAAACGCCACCAACGTCGCGCGACGCATGGGCCATCCGGTCGTCGAAATCAAAGTCGACAGCCAGTTCCGCCTCGACCTGGAAGGCATGCTGACCACCGTTCGCGGCGCAGGCCTGGTGTTCGTCAACAACCCGAACAATCCGACCGCGACCGTGCACAGCGCGAAGACGATCACCGACTTCGTGGAACGTGTGCGCCGGATTTCGCCGGACACGGTCATCCTCATCGACGAGGCGTATCACGAATACGTGACCGACCCCGCGTACGAGACGGCCATTCCGCTCGCCATGGCCACGCCCAATGTGTTTGTGGCGCGGACGTTCTCCAAGGCATATGGCATGGCCGGTATGCGCATCGGGTACGCCATCGGCGGCGGCGACACAATCAAGCCGCTCGCGCGTCTCGGGATGCCGTACAACATTTCGGTGCTCGGTGTGGCCGCTGCGATTGCGGCGCTGGGCGATCCCAAACACATGGAAGCCGAGCGCGCGCGCAACACCGAAGTGCGCACCTTCACTCAGAAGGCCCTCGAGGATCTCGGCTGCAAGTGCACCGCCTCGCAGGCGAACTTCCTGTTTGTGGATGTGGGGCGCACCGCCGCGGAGTTCCGCAGCGGATGCGGCGCGCAGGGCATCCAGGTGGGACGCGACTTCCCTCCATTTGAAGGCAGCCACGCGCGAATTTCACTGGGCACGATGGCGGAGATGCAGAAGGCCACGGCGGTCTTCCGCGATGTATTGCGACCGGCGAATGGCGCCGGTGGCGGGGGTCGATAG
- a CDS encoding insulinase family protein, whose product MCLGTTAYGEGHADRHAVFVLNTILGGSMSSRLFQHIREERGLAYSVFSNLSSYTDAGMISVYAGCAADKVDEVVSLALDELHGLRSEAVPAEELRRAKDHLKGSVMLSLENTSSRMSHLARQEMVFGRHISFDEMLANIEAVSADDVLRVAQDLFRDDGMVASVVGPDRGDRLSADRLRLTQGAPKA is encoded by the coding sequence GTGTGCCTCGGCACCACGGCGTACGGCGAGGGTCACGCAGACCGGCACGCCGTGTTTGTGCTCAACACCATTCTGGGCGGCTCGATGAGCTCCCGGCTGTTCCAGCACATTCGCGAAGAGCGGGGACTGGCGTATTCGGTGTTCAGCAATCTGTCGTCCTACACCGACGCGGGCATGATCAGCGTGTATGCCGGATGCGCCGCCGACAAGGTGGACGAAGTGGTTTCGCTCGCGCTCGACGAACTGCACGGGCTGCGATCCGAGGCGGTGCCGGCCGAAGAGCTGCGTCGCGCCAAGGACCACCTGAAGGGCAGCGTCATGTTGAGCCTCGAGAACACCTCCAGCCGCATGTCGCATCTGGCCCGCCAGGAGATGGTCTTTGGCCGCCACATTTCATTCGATGAAATGCTGGCGAACATCGAGGCCGTCAGCGCCGACGATGTGCTGCGGGTGGCGCAGGATCTCTTCCGTGACGACGGCATGGTGGCCAGTGTGGTGGGACCCGATCGCGGGGATCGATTGTCGGCCGATCGCCTGCGGCTGACCCAAGGAGCACCGAAAGCATGA
- a CDS encoding phosphoribosylglycinamide formyltransferase, with translation MANSVENTPVPLCVLISGRGSNLRAIGEAIATGQLRAVIRVVVSNRADAMGLEWARAEGIETLVLPHQDYPSRAAYDEALVTALKGRGVRLVCLAGFMRLLGPAFCEAFPQAVLNVHPSLLPSFPGAAAQAQALAHGVKVSGVTVHFVTPELDAGPIVMQAAVPVRDDDTYETLSTRILVEEHRVYPEAIQRIIAGGWRVDGRRVVTTPVSET, from the coding sequence ATGGCGAATTCTGTGGAAAACACACCCGTCCCCCTATGTGTTCTTATCTCCGGCCGTGGATCCAATCTGCGGGCGATTGGCGAGGCCATCGCGACGGGCCAGCTCCGGGCCGTTATTCGCGTTGTGGTGTCGAATCGGGCCGATGCGATGGGCCTGGAGTGGGCCCGGGCCGAGGGCATCGAGACCCTGGTGCTGCCGCATCAGGACTATCCATCCCGCGCGGCGTACGACGAGGCGCTGGTGACTGCACTCAAGGGGCGTGGCGTGCGTCTGGTGTGTCTCGCAGGGTTTATGCGCCTGCTGGGGCCGGCGTTCTGCGAGGCCTTCCCACAGGCGGTCCTGAACGTCCACCCCTCGCTTCTACCGTCATTTCCCGGCGCGGCCGCCCAGGCTCAGGCGCTTGCGCACGGGGTGAAAGTGTCCGGCGTCACCGTGCACTTCGTCACGCCCGAACTCGACGCCGGGCCCATCGTCATGCAAGCCGCGGTGCCGGTGCGCGACGATGACACGTATGAAACACTGTCGACGCGTATCCTCGTCGAGGAACATCGCGTGTACCCGGAGGCGATCCAGCGCATCATCGCCGGGGGCTGGCGAGTGGATGGACGCCGTGTGGTGACAACTCCTGTGAGTGAAACGTGA
- a CDS encoding adenylosuccinate lyase, translating to MIARYTHPEMGAIWSEQRRYDAWLEVELAATDALADAGVVPVEDARTLRERASFDIARIDEIELVTQHDVIAFTTAVAEKVGPSARWLHFGLTSSDVLDTALALQMRQACDLLLTRVDALAAAIRTRAMEHERTPMIGRTHGVHAELMTFGVKLALWYAEVQRGRERLVRARDAVAVGKLSGAVGSFAHLDPAIEAAVCARLGLSADPVSSQVVSRDRHAELMTALAILAASLEKFALEIRGLQKTEIGEVEEPFAKGQKGSSAMPHKRNPIGCEQVTGLARLIRANAMAALENVALWHERDISHSSVERVILPDSFIALDHMLRRFTRIVAGMVVYPARMLENLGRSRGVVYSGSVLLELARRGVSREDAYLWVQRNAMKSFQEGVDFQALLLADADITRVLSAEIVKEAFDLDAQLRNVGAIFARVFGPAGAQPTREAP from the coding sequence ATGATTGCCCGGTACACCCATCCCGAGATGGGCGCCATCTGGAGTGAGCAACGCCGCTACGATGCGTGGCTCGAGGTGGAACTGGCCGCGACCGACGCCCTGGCCGACGCGGGTGTGGTGCCGGTCGAGGACGCGCGCACGCTTCGCGAGCGGGCGTCATTTGATATCGCGCGCATCGACGAAATCGAGCTGGTCACCCAGCACGATGTGATTGCCTTCACGACGGCCGTGGCCGAAAAAGTGGGGCCGTCCGCACGGTGGCTGCACTTCGGACTCACGTCGTCGGATGTGCTGGACACGGCGTTGGCCCTGCAGATGCGTCAGGCGTGTGACTTATTGCTCACTCGTGTCGATGCGCTGGCGGCCGCTATTCGCACGCGAGCGATGGAACACGAGCGCACCCCGATGATTGGGCGCACGCACGGTGTGCACGCCGAGTTGATGACGTTCGGCGTCAAACTGGCGCTGTGGTACGCCGAAGTGCAACGTGGTCGTGAACGGCTGGTGCGGGCCCGCGACGCGGTGGCCGTGGGCAAGTTGTCGGGCGCGGTTGGCTCTTTTGCACACCTCGATCCGGCCATCGAAGCGGCGGTGTGTGCGCGCCTGGGCCTGTCGGCCGACCCGGTGTCATCACAGGTCGTGTCGCGCGATCGCCATGCCGAACTCATGACAGCGCTGGCGATCCTGGCGGCGTCGCTGGAGAAATTCGCCCTGGAGATTCGTGGGCTGCAGAAGACCGAGATCGGCGAAGTGGAAGAACCGTTTGCCAAGGGGCAGAAGGGTTCGTCGGCCATGCCGCACAAGCGCAATCCCATCGGCTGCGAACAGGTGACCGGTCTCGCCCGCCTGATTCGCGCGAATGCGATGGCTGCGCTAGAGAACGTCGCGCTGTGGCACGAACGCGACATTTCGCACTCGTCGGTGGAACGCGTGATCCTGCCCGACAGTTTTATTGCCTTGGATCACATGCTGCGGCGTTTTACGCGCATCGTGGCCGGGATGGTCGTGTATCCGGCGCGGATGCTCGAGAATCTCGGCCGATCGCGCGGCGTGGTGTATTCAGGCAGTGTGTTGCTGGAACTCGCGCGGCGCGGCGTCTCGCGCGAGGATGCCTACCTCTGGGTGCAGCGCAACGCGATGAAGTCTTTTCAAGAGGGCGTGGACTTCCAGGCGTTGCTTCTGGCCGATGCGGATATCACCCGGGTGCTGTCTGCAGAGATCGTGAAAGAGGCGTTTGATCTGGACGCGCAACTTCGGAACGTGGGCGCCATTTTCGCCAGAGTGTTCGGCCCAGCCGGCGCTCAACCCACCAGGGAGGCTCCGTGA
- a CDS encoding amidophosphoribosyltransferase: MTDKFREECGIFGIFGHAEAANLTYLGLYALQHRGQESVGISTSDGRRLRQHKAMGYVADAFNEDTLKHLGGTSAIGHVRYSTAGESGLRNAQPIQIDCAHGEIAVGHNGNLVNAEELRNALVQQGSIFQTTSDTEVLLHLYARSRAATPDEALVEAIQQAQGAFSLVLLTKDRLIAARDPHGFRPLTIGRLGDAYIVCSETCALDLIDATWVRDVEPGEVLIISADGVKSIKPFAKAQRAHCVFEHVYFARPDSYVFGQSVNEVRTAFGRQLAKEQPADADVVVPVPDSGVCAATGYAFAAGLPLQMGLIRNHYVGRTFIEPQQSIRHFGVRVKLNPVKSILAGKRVVLVDDSIVRGTTSRKIVKMVRAAGATEVHVRISCPPTVSPCFYGVDTPQRAELIAATHTLEEVRKYIEADSLGYLSLDGLLAAVGPDRSSYCTSCYTGEYPVAFPRNEAAYLQLALKLVK; encoded by the coding sequence GTGACCGATAAGTTCCGTGAAGAGTGCGGCATCTTCGGCATCTTCGGGCACGCGGAGGCGGCCAATCTGACCTACCTCGGCCTCTACGCGTTACAGCACAGGGGCCAGGAGAGTGTGGGAATCAGCACGTCGGACGGGCGGCGGCTGAGACAGCACAAGGCGATGGGATACGTCGCCGATGCGTTCAACGAAGACACCCTCAAACACCTGGGGGGCACGAGCGCGATTGGCCACGTGCGGTACTCGACCGCCGGTGAAAGCGGACTCCGGAACGCGCAACCCATCCAGATCGACTGCGCGCATGGCGAGATTGCCGTGGGACACAACGGCAACCTGGTGAACGCCGAGGAATTGCGGAACGCACTCGTGCAGCAGGGCTCGATCTTCCAGACCACGAGCGACACCGAAGTGCTGCTGCACTTGTATGCCCGGTCCAGGGCGGCGACGCCCGACGAGGCGCTTGTGGAAGCCATCCAGCAAGCGCAGGGTGCCTTTTCACTGGTCCTGCTGACGAAGGATCGTCTGATTGCGGCGCGTGATCCCCATGGGTTTCGCCCATTGACGATTGGGCGCCTGGGCGACGCGTACATCGTGTGTTCAGAAACGTGCGCGCTCGACCTTATCGATGCCACCTGGGTGCGCGACGTCGAACCGGGTGAAGTGCTGATCATCAGCGCAGACGGAGTGAAGTCGATCAAGCCGTTTGCCAAGGCGCAGCGCGCGCATTGTGTGTTTGAGCACGTGTACTTCGCGCGGCCGGACTCGTATGTGTTCGGCCAGAGCGTCAACGAGGTTCGGACGGCATTCGGTCGCCAGCTTGCGAAAGAACAGCCGGCCGACGCCGACGTGGTTGTGCCCGTTCCCGACTCCGGCGTGTGCGCGGCCACCGGGTACGCGTTTGCCGCTGGCCTGCCGCTGCAGATGGGGCTCATCCGGAACCACTATGTGGGCCGCACGTTCATCGAGCCTCAGCAGTCCATCCGGCACTTCGGAGTGCGCGTGAAACTCAATCCGGTCAAGAGCATCCTGGCCGGCAAGCGTGTCGTGCTCGTGGATGACTCGATTGTGCGAGGCACCACCAGCCGAAAGATCGTGAAGATGGTGCGCGCCGCTGGCGCGACCGAAGTGCACGTCCGTATCAGCTGCCCCCCAACCGTCTCGCCCTGTTTCTATGGTGTGGACACACCGCAGCGAGCCGAACTGATCGCGGCGACTCATACGCTTGAGGAAGTGCGCAAGTACATCGAAGCCGACAGCCTCGGCTACCTGTCGCTCGACGGCCTCCTGGCCGCTGTGGGACCCGACCGATCGTCCTACTGCACGTCGTGTTACACGGGCGAGTATCCGGTAGCCTTTCCCCGCAACGAAGCCGCCTATCTCCAACTGGCGCTGAAGCTGGTGAAATGA
- a CDS encoding phosphoribosylformylglycinamidine cyclo-ligase, protein MVDYRQSGVDIDAGNEVVRRIKQMARKTYTPGVLSGVGSFGGLFALDASVPEPVLVASADGVGTKLKVAFMTGVHNSIGVDLVNHCVNDILVQGARPLFFLDYLATGRLSPDVAEQIVAGVAQACVANGCALLGGETAEMPGFYSDGEYDVAGFIVGVVSRPKVIDGRNIEAGDVLIGLPSSGLHTNGYSLARRIVFEALGLTVDTEVAELGMTAGQALLQPHRTYLPVIGPVLDQGWIKGMAHITGGGLTENLPRVMPEGRAPRIDRTSWTVPPLFTWLQRGGGVSDEEMFRAFNMGVGMVLVCAPAHEASLLAALAASGEAAWRLGEVV, encoded by the coding sequence TTGGTGGACTATCGTCAGTCCGGCGTGGATATCGATGCGGGCAATGAAGTCGTGCGCCGCATCAAACAGATGGCGCGCAAGACCTACACGCCCGGTGTGCTCTCGGGCGTCGGATCGTTCGGCGGTTTGTTCGCGCTCGACGCGTCAGTGCCCGAACCGGTGCTGGTGGCATCGGCCGACGGCGTCGGAACCAAGCTGAAAGTGGCGTTCATGACCGGCGTCCACAACTCGATTGGCGTGGACCTCGTCAACCACTGCGTCAACGACATTCTCGTGCAAGGCGCTCGACCGCTGTTTTTCCTCGACTACCTGGCGACCGGCAGACTGTCACCGGATGTCGCTGAACAGATCGTCGCCGGCGTGGCCCAGGCGTGCGTGGCGAACGGGTGCGCGCTGCTCGGCGGCGAAACGGCGGAGATGCCGGGCTTCTACTCCGACGGCGAATACGACGTCGCCGGCTTCATCGTCGGCGTCGTCTCGCGTCCGAAAGTGATCGACGGGCGCAACATCGAGGCCGGCGATGTGTTGATCGGCCTGCCGTCTTCGGGACTTCATACAAACGGGTACTCGCTCGCGCGGCGTATCGTGTTTGAGGCGTTGGGCCTGACGGTTGATACCGAGGTGGCTGAACTCGGGATGACTGCGGGCCAGGCGCTGCTGCAGCCGCACCGCACCTATCTGCCGGTCATTGGCCCCGTGCTCGATCAGGGCTGGATCAAGGGGATGGCGCATATTACGGGCGGCGGTCTCACCGAAAACCTGCCCCGCGTGATGCCCGAAGGGCGCGCGCCTCGGATCGATCGCACCAGCTGGACCGTGCCGCCCTTGTTCACGTGGCTCCAGCGCGGGGGCGGCGTGTCTGACGAAGAGATGTTCCGGGCGTTCAACATGGGCGTGGGGATGGTGCTGGTCTGTGCGCCCGCGCACGAGGCCTCGCTCCTGGCCGCGCTGGCCGCCTCAGGCGAAGCGGCTTGGCGCCTCGGCGAAGTCGTCTAG
- a CDS encoding tyrosine--tRNA ligase, producing the protein MTLDEQLAYLTKGCVDVVRAGELKAKLERGHPLTVKVGFDPTAPDLHLGHTVLLRKMKHFQDLGHRVIFVIGDFTGLIGDPTGRSKTRPPLTKVEIAANAETYKAQVFQVLDESKTVVDFNSRWLGALGADGMVRLSARYNVAQMLERRDFRQRFDAGKPIAVHEFLYPLAQAYDSVFLKADVELGGTDQLFNLNVGRDIMPGYGLEAQVVMTTPLLEGLDGVEKMSKSLGNYIGVTDAPDEMFGKVLSVSDDLMWRYYLLLTDDSEASVNATRQQVSDGVLHPKAAKMALAKRIVSDFHGAAAAAAAQEAFEARFTRGELDSASLPQVDVVVPLGESVPLSRVMVDAGLASSNSDATRKIQQGGVKLDREKVTAVTMRIDVGRPELLLEVGRKAVRLLIRS; encoded by the coding sequence ATGACCCTTGATGAACAACTGGCGTACCTGACCAAGGGATGTGTGGACGTGGTGCGCGCCGGCGAGCTGAAAGCGAAGCTCGAGCGCGGGCATCCACTCACGGTCAAGGTGGGGTTTGATCCCACCGCGCCCGATCTGCATTTGGGCCACACGGTGCTGCTTCGCAAGATGAAGCACTTTCAGGATCTCGGGCATCGCGTCATCTTCGTCATCGGCGATTTCACCGGGCTGATTGGTGATCCCACCGGGCGATCGAAGACACGCCCGCCGTTGACAAAGGTGGAGATTGCGGCCAACGCCGAGACGTACAAGGCGCAGGTCTTCCAGGTGCTCGACGAGAGCAAGACTGTGGTGGATTTCAACTCGCGCTGGCTCGGTGCATTGGGCGCGGATGGCATGGTGCGACTCTCCGCGCGTTACAACGTGGCGCAGATGCTGGAGCGGCGTGACTTCCGTCAGCGGTTCGACGCGGGAAAGCCCATCGCCGTGCATGAGTTCCTCTATCCGCTGGCGCAGGCGTACGACTCGGTGTTTTTAAAGGCGGATGTCGAACTGGGCGGCACCGATCAACTGTTCAATCTGAATGTGGGTCGCGACATCATGCCGGGCTACGGACTCGAAGCGCAGGTGGTGATGACCACGCCGCTGCTCGAGGGGCTCGACGGCGTTGAAAAGATGTCGAAGAGCCTGGGCAACTACATTGGCGTGACTGACGCGCCCGACGAGATGTTCGGTAAGGTGCTGTCGGTCAGCGACGACTTGATGTGGCGCTATTACCTCCTGCTGACTGACGACTCGGAGGCGAGTGTGAATGCGACACGCCAACAGGTGAGCGATGGTGTGTTGCATCCGAAGGCCGCGAAGATGGCACTGGCGAAGCGGATCGTGAGTGACTTCCACGGTGCGGCGGCAGCGGCGGCGGCGCAAGAGGCGTTTGAGGCGCGGTTCACGCGTGGTGAACTCGACTCTGCGTCTTTGCCGCAGGTCGATGTGGTGGTTCCCCTTGGTGAATCGGTCCCGTTGTCGCGCGTGATGGTGGACGCGGGCCTCGCGTCATCGAATAGCGATGCGACGCGCAAGATCCAGCAGGGCGGCGTGAAACTGGACCGCGAAAAGGTGACCGCCGTGACGATGCGTATCGACGTAGGACGGCCTGAATTGCTGTTGGAAGTGGGCCGCAAAGCTGTGCGCCTGTTGATTCGTTCGTAG
- a CDS encoding aminotransferase class I/II-fold pyridoxal phosphate-dependent enzyme: MLTRRKFVETVGIGAAGALTSSWIGARGREDAIWNALSPSLEASTQGMSVIPLSSNENPFGPSAAVLDAIKKAFGPDGATPGRYSNATGALRDALSKSLGVTSENLTLGCGSTQILRTATHVYTSRTKALVGTIPTYEECAGYAAMLGHPVRAVSLGRDFQMDLERMATAAKGSGLVFYCNPNNPVATYTGATATRDFIARVHRISPETTILVDEAYFEYVTHPDHQTMIPVALEDPRIVVARTFSKAYGMAGLRLGYAVGHPDAIRKMSDWDSGSGTSSLNVLALHAGVAALEQGPAFVEAERARNKAARDFTTKWFADRGMKSTESHANFMFVNVGVPAKQFRDGCMAKGVRVGRDFPPFENAWCRISLGTMDEMKRAVAVFGEVLGKPGVTAAA; encoded by the coding sequence ATGTTGACACGACGCAAATTCGTAGAAACCGTTGGCATCGGCGCCGCCGGCGCCCTCACCAGTTCGTGGATCGGCGCGCGCGGCCGTGAAGACGCGATCTGGAATGCACTCTCACCCTCCCTCGAGGCATCGACTCAGGGGATGTCCGTCATTCCGCTCTCGAGCAACGAGAACCCGTTTGGACCAAGCGCGGCAGTGCTCGACGCGATCAAAAAAGCGTTCGGGCCCGACGGCGCGACGCCCGGCAGGTACTCAAATGCCACGGGCGCGCTTCGCGACGCGTTGTCGAAGAGTCTCGGTGTGACGTCCGAGAACCTGACGCTCGGGTGCGGCTCCACGCAGATCCTGCGGACGGCCACGCATGTCTACACCAGCCGGACGAAGGCACTCGTCGGCACCATCCCGACGTACGAGGAGTGCGCGGGTTATGCGGCGATGCTCGGCCACCCGGTGCGCGCGGTCTCGCTCGGCCGCGACTTCCAGATGGACCTGGAGCGGATGGCCACGGCGGCCAAAGGCTCAGGACTGGTGTTTTACTGCAACCCCAACAACCCTGTGGCGACCTACACCGGCGCCACAGCCACGCGCGACTTCATCGCGCGCGTCCATCGCATCTCACCCGAAACGACAATCCTGGTGGATGAGGCGTACTTCGAATACGTCACCCATCCCGACCATCAGACGATGATTCCGGTGGCGCTGGAGGACCCGCGGATCGTCGTCGCGCGCACGTTCTCAAAAGCGTACGGGATGGCCGGACTGCGGCTCGGTTATGCGGTGGGGCACCCGGATGCGATCCGCAAGATGTCCGATTGGGACAGCGGTTCAGGCACGAGCTCGCTCAACGTGCTGGCGCTGCACGCCGGCGTCGCCGCCCTTGAACAGGGGCCGGCGTTCGTCGAAGCCGAGCGTGCGAGGAACAAGGCCGCGCGTGACTTCACCACCAAGTGGTTCGCCGACCGCGGCATGAAGTCCACCGAGTCTCACGCCAACTTCATGTTCGTGAATGTCGGAGTCCCGGCCAAGCAGTTCCGCGACGGGTGCATGGCCAAGGGCGTGCGCGTGGGCCGCGATTTCCCGCCGTTCGAAAACGCGTGGTGCCGCATTTCGCTCGGCACGATGGACGAGATGAAGCGCGCGGTCGCCGTCTTCGGCGAAGTCCTCGGCAAGCCAGGCGTCACCGCCGCGGCGTAA
- a CDS encoding transposase, whose amino-acid sequence MPRRARSTQRASYFHVINRSARRLVLFAQPADYRAFLSILSQALEQHPVRLIAYSLMPNHWHLVMGPTDTTALSKCLHWVTATHAVRHHRHRHSVGEGPVYQGRFTSMEIPAVGDLVRVCRYVERNALQAKLVRRAQDWPWASLSERLHPAHDLPLVNTPFLSSRAWADYVNTTRPGDDAGHQLLTRIEPLDDFAEAPSRFA is encoded by the coding sequence ATGCCACGACGCGCCAGATCAACTCAACGCGCCAGCTACTTTCACGTCATCAACCGCAGCGCCAGACGCCTGGTACTCTTCGCGCAACCGGCCGATTATCGCGCCTTTTTGTCGATTCTCAGCCAGGCCCTTGAACAGCACCCGGTGCGGCTGATCGCCTATTCCCTGATGCCAAACCACTGGCATCTGGTGATGGGCCCAACCGACACAACGGCGCTCTCAAAGTGCCTCCACTGGGTCACAGCTACCCACGCCGTCCGGCACCACAGGCATCGTCACTCCGTGGGCGAGGGGCCGGTGTACCAGGGTCGCTTCACCTCAATGGAGATACCCGCTGTCGGCGACCTTGTCCGAGTCTGCCGGTACGTGGAGCGCAATGCGCTGCAGGCCAAATTGGTGCGGCGAGCTCAGGACTGGCCTTGGGCCAGTCTGTCTGAGCGTCTCCACCCGGCGCACGACCTCCCCCTGGTCAACACGCCATTCCTCTCGTCGCGTGCCTGGGCCGACTACGTCAACACCACCCGCCCCGGAGACGATGCGGGGCACCAGTTGCTCACGCGGATCGAGCCGCTAGACGACTTCGCCGAGGCGCCAAGCCGCTTCGCCTGA
- a CDS encoding HEAT repeat domain-containing protein has product MTLRSSLSLVVLVVGLLGVVVPAQQAPAQPMSLKAAIDQLVSFDFPTRTEAARVVRRTPAAEAVPALAAAARLHTDGYVRYRALVLLAGFGQTSATSTMRMLIGDSNDRIRAVTYGWFQHHPDPEMVQALIAALDREQSEFVRPGLTRALAASHADPAVRKALEPLILRGEDYFRGSVIEGLGDYRATWARAAIESVALLDGPLQDDAILSLGKIGDKASLPVLATLQKRVGRDLQPSVAASSCLISGECAVHVDYLARTLMFAASDPQHQTLLRSAAFALSALAARGDRQALTVLLDAGEPSKDPVRAAVALAVGHVALRNAGLLLSVLETRKTLDQTTDLMLDAFDMLSEDFEEERFFVEIRRLYWAAAEGSVTRRVAQALIDRLEF; this is encoded by the coding sequence ATGACCCTGCGATCATCCCTGTCCCTGGTAGTGCTGGTCGTCGGTCTCCTGGGTGTGGTTGTGCCTGCGCAGCAGGCGCCTGCACAGCCCATGTCCCTCAAAGCCGCGATCGATCAGTTGGTGTCCTTCGATTTCCCGACCCGAACTGAGGCGGCCCGCGTGGTCAGACGAACACCGGCGGCCGAAGCCGTGCCCGCCCTCGCCGCTGCGGCGCGACTGCACACCGATGGCTACGTGCGATACCGTGCGCTGGTGCTGCTGGCGGGATTCGGTCAGACGTCTGCCACCAGCACGATGCGCATGCTGATTGGCGACTCGAACGATCGCATCCGCGCCGTGACCTACGGCTGGTTCCAGCATCATCCCGATCCGGAAATGGTGCAGGCACTGATTGCGGCGTTGGACCGCGAGCAGTCGGAGTTTGTGCGCCCGGGCCTGACCCGCGCGCTCGCCGCGTCGCACGCCGACCCGGCGGTGCGCAAGGCCCTTGAGCCGCTGATTCTTCGCGGCGAAGACTATTTCCGCGGATCCGTCATCGAGGGACTTGGAGACTACCGCGCCACCTGGGCGCGAGCCGCCATTGAGAGCGTCGCGCTCCTCGACGGACCGCTGCAGGATGATGCGATTCTCTCGCTGGGCAAGATCGGCGACAAAGCTTCGCTGCCGGTGTTGGCCACCTTGCAGAAGCGAGTCGGCCGGGACCTGCAGCCCTCTGTCGCGGCCTCGTCATGCCTCATCAGTGGCGAGTGCGCGGTGCATGTGGATTACCTCGCCAGGACCCTCATGTTCGCCGCAAGCGACCCGCAGCACCAGACGCTGCTTCGCAGCGCCGCATTTGCCTTGAGCGCGCTCGCCGCGCGTGGGGATCGGCAGGCCCTGACCGTCCTGCTCGATGCCGGCGAGCCCTCCAAAGACCCCGTGCGGGCCGCAGTGGCATTGGCCGTGGGACATGTCGCACTGCGCAACGCCGGCCTGTTGCTCTCCGTACTTGAAACGCGAAAGACGCTGGACCAGACCACAGACCTCATGCTCGACGCCTTCGACATGTTGTCCGAGGACTTCGAGGAAGAACGGTTCTTCGTCGAGATTCGCCGGCTGTACTGGGCGGCGGCTGAAGGGTCCGTGACCCGGCGCGTCGCGCAGGCGTTGATCGATAGACTGGAGTTCTAG